In Methylococcus geothermalis, one genomic interval encodes:
- a CDS encoding Re/Si-specific NAD(P)(+) transhydrogenase subunit alpha codes for MRIGIPKEIFPGECRVATTPEVAEKIKKLGFEVVVESGAGDGASFSDDAFREAGVAVIENAAEVWAGSDIVLKVRAPSLAEVDLMRQGGCLVSFIWPAQNPELMDKLAATGGTVLAMDSVPRISRAQKLDALSSMANIAGYRAVIEAAYHFGRFFCGQVTAAGKVPPAKVFVIGAGVAGLAAIGAAGGLGAIVRATDTRPEVKDQVKSMGAEFVEVEYQEEGTGVGGYAKIMSEGYQKAQADMIARQAMDVDVIVTTALIPGKPAPKLITVGMVKSMKPGSVIVDMAAEQGGNCELTVPGEVVVRHGVTIIGYTDLPSRLARQSSTLYATNLLRLLEELCPQKDGNIVVDMDDEVIRGATVIKDGIITWPPPPPKISAAAPQMATAAPPVVAEKKPLLPAWARTGLGIGIGALIFYLIGVNAPADFMEHFTVFVLACFVGYMVIWNVTPALHTPLMSVTNAISSIIAIGALIQISSPGTLILALAGLAIALTAVNMAGGFWVTQRMLRMFRR; via the coding sequence ATGCGAATTGGAATACCGAAGGAAATCTTTCCCGGGGAGTGCCGGGTAGCGACCACACCGGAAGTGGCCGAGAAAATAAAGAAGCTTGGGTTCGAGGTCGTGGTCGAGTCCGGCGCCGGGGATGGGGCGAGTTTCTCCGATGATGCGTTCAGGGAAGCCGGCGTTGCGGTCATCGAAAACGCCGCCGAGGTTTGGGCCGGTTCCGACATCGTCCTCAAGGTGCGCGCGCCTTCGCTCGCCGAAGTCGATCTGATGCGGCAGGGCGGGTGTCTCGTCAGTTTCATCTGGCCCGCCCAGAACCCCGAACTCATGGACAAGCTGGCCGCCACTGGCGGAACCGTGTTGGCCATGGACAGCGTGCCGCGGATTTCCAGGGCGCAGAAACTCGATGCCCTGAGCTCCATGGCGAACATCGCCGGCTACCGTGCGGTGATCGAAGCGGCCTATCATTTCGGCCGCTTTTTTTGCGGCCAGGTGACGGCGGCCGGCAAGGTGCCGCCGGCCAAGGTCTTCGTCATCGGCGCCGGCGTGGCGGGACTTGCCGCAATCGGCGCCGCCGGCGGGCTGGGCGCCATCGTGCGCGCCACCGATACGCGGCCGGAAGTGAAGGACCAGGTCAAGTCCATGGGCGCCGAGTTCGTCGAGGTGGAATACCAGGAGGAGGGTACGGGCGTCGGCGGCTATGCCAAGATCATGAGCGAAGGCTATCAGAAGGCCCAGGCCGACATGATCGCCCGCCAAGCCATGGACGTCGACGTCATCGTCACCACCGCCCTGATTCCCGGCAAGCCTGCGCCCAAGCTGATCACCGTCGGCATGGTCAAGTCCATGAAGCCGGGCAGCGTGATCGTCGACATGGCCGCCGAACAGGGCGGCAACTGCGAGCTGACCGTCCCCGGCGAGGTCGTGGTGCGCCATGGCGTCACCATCATCGGCTACACCGATCTGCCCAGCCGCCTGGCTCGGCAGTCCAGTACGCTCTATGCCACCAACCTCCTGCGTTTGCTTGAAGAGCTGTGCCCGCAGAAGGATGGCAATATCGTGGTGGACATGGACGACGAAGTGATCCGCGGTGCGACGGTGATCAAGGACGGCATCATTACCTGGCCGCCACCACCACCCAAGATCAGCGCGGCGGCTCCGCAGATGGCCACGGCCGCGCCGCCGGTCGTAGCCGAAAAGAAGCCGCTGCTGCCGGCCTGGGCCCGAACCGGCCTCGGCATCGGTATCGGCGCATTGATCTTCTACCTGATCGGGGTCAACGCCCCGGCCGACTTCATGGAACATTTCACCGTGTTCGTGCTCGCCTGCTTCGTCGGGTACATGGTGATCTGGAACGTGACGCCCGCGCTGCACACACCCTTGATGAGCGTCACCAACGCCATCTCCAGCATCATCGCGATCGGCGCACTGATCCAGATTTCCTCGCCCGGCACGCTGATCCTGGCGCTGGCAGGGTTGGCCATCGCCCTGACGGCGGTCAACATGGCGGGCGGATTCTGGGTGACCCAGCGCATGCTGCGCATGTTCAGAAGATAA
- a CDS encoding zinc ribbon domain-containing protein, translating into MPKYDYFCEANDRLVEVSHPMHERLATWGEVCERAGLAAGDTPLDTPVRKLITGGGIVRSGALKNPEAPPCQSGAPCCGAGACGFN; encoded by the coding sequence GTGCCGAAATACGATTATTTTTGCGAAGCGAACGATCGACTCGTGGAAGTCAGCCACCCCATGCACGAGCGCCTGGCGACCTGGGGCGAAGTGTGCGAGCGCGCCGGGCTGGCGGCGGGTGATACCCCGCTCGATACGCCGGTCAGGAAGCTGATTACCGGCGGCGGCATCGTCCGCTCCGGCGCCCTCAAGAATCCGGAAGCGCCCCCTTGCCAGAGCGGCGCGCCCTGCTGCGGCGCCGGGGCCTGCGGATTCAACTGA
- the ubiH gene encoding 2-octaprenyl-6-methoxyphenyl hydroxylase has product MKTFDYDVLIIGGGLAGGSLALALAGSPLKVAVVESRTESERQTAPAGARALALARGTARILETLGVWAAVEPKATPIRDIHVSDRGHFGKTRLSAEREGVAALGYVVTARDVEDAVADALHSGTVELIQPARLIGLRAGPDSVHVSLKRGEETLMLSARLVVGADGSDSTVRRLLEIPQIVREYGQTALVFEVATELDHRNVAYERFTSSGPLAVLPLGRRRCSVVWTLVPSQAEELRALSEAEFLARFQEAFGYWLGALGPVGPRQTFPLKLIRAGRMADDRVVLIGNAMHQLHPVAGQGFNLGLRDAAQLAERLIVKQGFGEDIGDPAFLHSYADARQRDLRNTVAFTDSLIRIFSSDFLPLALIRNIGLFALDCLPPAKHLLARHAMGLAERLPRFH; this is encoded by the coding sequence ATGAAAACTTTCGATTACGACGTCCTCATCATCGGCGGCGGCCTGGCTGGCGGCAGCCTGGCGCTGGCCCTGGCCGGTTCGCCGCTCAAGGTGGCCGTGGTGGAGAGCCGCACCGAATCCGAACGCCAGACGGCTCCCGCCGGGGCGCGCGCGCTGGCGCTGGCCCGCGGCACAGCCCGGATACTCGAGACGCTGGGCGTTTGGGCCGCGGTCGAGCCGAAAGCCACGCCGATCCGCGACATCCATGTCTCGGACCGCGGCCATTTCGGCAAGACCCGGCTCAGCGCCGAACGCGAGGGTGTCGCGGCCTTGGGGTACGTAGTCACCGCGCGCGATGTCGAGGATGCGGTGGCCGACGCCCTGCATTCCGGAACGGTCGAGCTGATCCAGCCCGCCCGCCTGATCGGGCTGCGGGCCGGGCCGGATTCGGTTCACGTCAGCCTCAAGCGCGGCGAGGAAACCCTGATGCTTTCCGCCCGTCTCGTCGTCGGCGCCGACGGCAGCGATTCCACCGTCCGCCGGTTGCTGGAAATCCCCCAGATCGTCCGCGAATACGGGCAGACCGCCCTGGTGTTCGAAGTCGCCACCGAACTCGACCACCGCAACGTCGCCTACGAACGCTTCACCTCCTCCGGCCCGCTGGCCGTGCTGCCGCTCGGGCGGCGGCGCTGCTCGGTGGTGTGGACGCTGGTCCCGTCCCAAGCCGAAGAGTTGCGTGCCCTATCGGAAGCCGAATTCCTGGCCCGCTTTCAGGAGGCCTTCGGCTACTGGCTGGGAGCGCTGGGTCCGGTCGGTCCGCGCCAGACCTTCCCGCTCAAGCTGATCCGCGCCGGCCGCATGGCCGACGACCGGGTGGTGCTGATCGGCAATGCCATGCACCAGCTCCATCCGGTGGCGGGGCAGGGCTTCAACCTGGGGTTGCGTGATGCCGCCCAACTGGCCGAACGCCTGATCGTGAAGCAGGGCTTCGGCGAAGACATCGGCGATCCGGCTTTTCTCCACAGCTACGCCGATGCCCGCCAGCGCGACCTCCGCAACACCGTCGCCTTTACCGACAGCCTGATCCGGATTTTTTCCAGCGATTTCCTGCCTCTCGCGCTGATTCGCAATATCGGTCTGTTTGCGCTGGATTGCCTGCCGCCGGCCAAACACCTGCTGGCCCGCCACGCCATGGGTCTGGCCGAACGCCTGCCTCGATTTCACTGA
- the pntB gene encoding Re/Si-specific NAD(P)(+) transhydrogenase subunit beta has translation MSEGLVTVAYIGATILFILSLGGLSHPETARRGNFYGIAGMAIAILATLLGPKVTSYVPILIAMLVGGSVGVYAAIKVKMTEMPELVALMHSLVGLAAALVGFANYFDPSAHFSGVEKTIHESEIYIGVLIGAVTFSGSVIAFGKLSGKISGKPMLIPGRHWLNLGLLIAVIVVGKQFLDADSIATGIVPLGIMTGIALLFGIHMVMAIGGADMPVVVSMLNSYSGWAASATGFMLSNDLLIVTGALVGSSGAILSYIMCRAMNRHFFAVIAGGFGTEGGTAVTGAKPEGEVQPITPEETAELLRNARNVILVPGYGMAVAQAQHTVYEITKYLRDKGVNVRFAIHPVAGRMPGHMNVLLAEAKVPYDIVLEMDEINQDFPETDVAMVIGANDIVNPGAQEDPNSPIAGMPVLEVWKAGTSIVMKRSMASGYAGVDNPLFYKENNRMLFGDAKKMLDEVLQHLRG, from the coding sequence ATGTCTGAAGGTTTGGTTACGGTCGCGTACATCGGCGCGACCATCCTGTTCATCCTCAGCCTGGGCGGGCTGAGCCATCCGGAAACGGCAAGGCGAGGGAATTTCTACGGCATCGCAGGCATGGCCATCGCCATCCTGGCGACCTTGCTGGGGCCGAAAGTCACCAGCTACGTGCCGATCCTGATCGCCATGCTGGTCGGCGGCAGTGTCGGCGTGTATGCCGCGATCAAGGTCAAGATGACCGAGATGCCGGAACTGGTGGCGCTCATGCACAGCCTGGTCGGTCTCGCGGCAGCCTTGGTCGGTTTCGCCAACTATTTCGACCCGAGCGCGCACTTCAGCGGCGTCGAGAAGACCATCCACGAATCGGAGATCTACATCGGAGTCCTCATCGGCGCCGTGACCTTTTCCGGATCGGTCATCGCTTTCGGCAAGCTGTCCGGCAAGATCAGCGGCAAGCCGATGCTGATACCGGGACGCCACTGGCTCAACCTGGGGCTCCTGATCGCCGTTATCGTGGTCGGCAAGCAGTTTCTCGACGCCGATTCGATCGCGACCGGCATCGTGCCGCTCGGCATCATGACCGGCATCGCCCTGCTGTTCGGCATCCACATGGTCATGGCGATCGGCGGCGCCGACATGCCCGTGGTCGTGTCCATGCTCAACAGCTATTCCGGCTGGGCCGCATCGGCCACGGGCTTCATGCTGTCGAACGATCTCCTGATCGTCACCGGTGCCCTGGTGGGTTCTTCCGGCGCGATCCTGTCCTACATCATGTGCCGGGCCATGAACCGCCATTTTTTTGCGGTGATCGCCGGGGGGTTCGGCACCGAGGGCGGCACTGCCGTGACGGGGGCAAAGCCGGAGGGCGAGGTGCAGCCCATCACCCCCGAGGAGACTGCGGAGCTGTTGCGCAATGCCAGGAACGTCATTCTGGTGCCGGGCTACGGCATGGCCGTGGCGCAGGCTCAGCACACGGTGTATGAAATCACCAAGTACCTGCGGGACAAGGGCGTCAACGTGCGTTTCGCCATCCATCCGGTGGCCGGCCGCATGCCTGGGCACATGAACGTGCTGCTGGCCGAAGCCAAGGTGCCTTACGACATCGTGCTGGAAATGGACGAAATCAACCAGGACTTCCCGGAAACCGACGTGGCGATGGTCATCGGCGCCAACGACATCGTCAATCCGGGCGCCCAGGAAGACCCCAACAGCCCCATCGCCGGCATGCCGGTGTTGGAGGTCTGGAAGGCGGGCACTTCCATCGTCATGAAGCGTTCCATGGCGTCCGGCTATGCCGGCGTCGACAATCCGCTGTTCTACAAGGAGAACAACCGGATGCTGTTCGGCGATGCCAAGAAGATGCTGGACGAAGTCCTGCAGCACCTGAGGGGATAA
- a CDS encoding DUF29 domain-containing protein, whose amino-acid sequence MNASLYERDFFGWTLQQSELLKAGRFSELDTEHLCEEIEALGRSARLQLTRRLEVLLTHLLKWGHQPESHGQRWESAILDQRRRLAKLMEANPSLKPALHVCFLETYDNARFSAMMETGLTLDAFPAQPPFDLVEVLDPDYLPE is encoded by the coding sequence GTGAACGCCAGTCTCTACGAACGCGATTTTTTCGGCTGGACCCTGCAACAGTCCGAACTCCTCAAAGCCGGCCGGTTCTCCGAGCTGGATACCGAGCACCTTTGCGAGGAAATCGAGGCCTTGGGCCGCAGTGCGCGGCTGCAGCTGACCCGGCGCCTCGAAGTGCTGCTGACGCATTTGCTGAAATGGGGCCACCAGCCCGAATCTCACGGGCAGCGCTGGGAATCGGCCATACTCGACCAGCGCAGGCGCCTGGCCAAGCTGATGGAAGCCAACCCCAGCCTGAAGCCCGCTCTCCACGTCTGTTTTCTCGAGACCTACGACAACGCCCGCTTCAGCGCCATGATGGAGACAGGGCTGACGCTGGATGCCTTTCCAGCGCAGCCGCCGTTCGATCTGGTCGAAGTGCTGGATCCGGATTATCTGCCCGAGTGA
- a CDS encoding nicotinamidase, giving the protein MNTETAAFLPSPGDALIVVHVQNDFLPGGSLAVPGGDEVIPVLNQYIARFVRAGLPVIATRDWHPPDHCSFHAQGGPWPPHCVAGSPGAEFAPDLALPEDVPIFSQAVWPEKEAYSSFEGTDLAYILQDIGVRRLFIGGLATDYCVLHTVLDARRLGFEVVVLEDAVRAVDLEPDDGRRALARMQEEGARFASCKDFE; this is encoded by the coding sequence ATGAACACCGAGACTGCTGCATTCCTGCCCTCACCGGGCGATGCCTTGATCGTAGTGCATGTGCAGAACGATTTTCTACCGGGCGGCAGCCTCGCCGTGCCGGGAGGCGACGAGGTGATACCGGTCCTGAATCAATACATCGCGCGCTTCGTCCGGGCGGGACTGCCTGTCATCGCGACGCGTGACTGGCATCCGCCGGACCACTGCTCGTTCCACGCCCAAGGTGGGCCCTGGCCGCCGCATTGCGTGGCCGGAAGCCCGGGGGCGGAGTTTGCGCCCGACCTCGCACTGCCCGAGGATGTCCCGATCTTTTCCCAGGCAGTGTGGCCGGAAAAGGAAGCCTATTCCAGTTTCGAAGGCACGGACCTCGCCTATATCCTGCAGGATATAGGCGTTCGCCGTTTGTTTATCGGCGGCCTCGCGACCGACTACTGCGTGCTGCATACGGTGCTCGACGCCCGGCGCCTGGGTTTCGAAGTCGTCGTTCTCGAAGACGCGGTGCGTGCCGTCGACCTAGAGCCGGATGACGGCCGCCGCGCGTTGGCCAGGATGCAAGAGGAAGGCGCCCGCTTCGCCAGCTGTAAGGATTTCGAATGA
- a CDS encoding MMPL family transporter: protein MITRKIRLRTRIDRLLSIWFYFSMRHAVAVIAFSILAATAAVNYTIHNLRINTYPGNVLSDELPWRQDKLAYERAFPQFRDAIVIVLDAPTPDQARDAAARLYHRLREDSVHFEWVFYPPESGFFRENGLLFDDAADLEKLSDHLAKVQPFLAEVSADRSLRGVFSLLERALRTGEDKDIDFATVFDRIASALRGYLDGSGTPLSWIELMAGEDAKPADRRVLLEVMPRIEYSSLAPGENLMATIRQTGKALRLEESGVLMRLTGAAALSVDELKSASIGAQMASLGSFLGVSLVMLIGLRSLWLVLAVQIGLVLGLIFTAAFAAVALGQLNLISVAFSVMYIGIGADYAIYLSLRYRELACRSHSHRSALKRAVRHVGGSLEIGTLTTAIGFFCFVPTSYRGVAELGIISGAGMFISLLVTLAILPAFLGLRRPSRYLGPHAGHAEPPRWQRNFLTFPLRHSRSVLVAAAIVAALAFVQLKSARFDQNPLNLQDPSAESVRTFRELLADGSHSPWFLAALAKDGEEAAAMKQRLERLPVVDKVLTLEDFVPGDQDEKLDLIDQMALTLGPQPASGDTKPRPAPDEEAAAVRRFLATLTAHLSVHPDAADAPAGFRLAAEQARLAERIQSAQGETRTEAVERVSHTLVGGLGSQLARLVDALKARRVGIGDLPDDFRSRWITKDGVQRVEIRPKEDLHDPQAMRRFVDQVRQVVPHATGVPVLFLESSDAVVTAFLQAFAYAIVAITVILFLTMEKKIDVLLVLLPLLLASLLTGAAMALAKVPFNFANIIALPLVFGMGVDNCIHMVHRFRTAPPKDGILLHTSTALAVVLSALTNISGFGNLAVSPHLGMASMGIMLSIGILATLLCSMIVLPALLAQTEDWGRLKRSPCDRRGEEIPGLE from the coding sequence TTGATCACGCGAAAAATACGCCTGCGGACCCGCATCGACCGCCTGTTGTCCATCTGGTTCTATTTTTCGATGCGCCACGCCGTGGCGGTGATCGCTTTTTCGATCCTCGCCGCCACGGCCGCCGTAAACTACACGATCCACAACCTCCGCATCAACACCTACCCCGGCAATGTGCTGTCGGACGAACTGCCGTGGCGCCAGGACAAGCTGGCCTACGAAAGGGCCTTCCCGCAGTTCCGCGATGCCATCGTCATCGTCCTGGACGCCCCGACGCCGGACCAGGCGCGGGATGCGGCGGCCAGACTCTATCACCGGCTGCGCGAGGATTCCGTCCACTTCGAATGGGTGTTCTATCCGCCGGAAAGCGGATTCTTCCGCGAGAACGGCTTGCTGTTCGACGACGCCGCGGACCTGGAAAAACTGTCCGATCACCTGGCCAAGGTGCAGCCGTTCCTGGCGGAGGTGTCCGCCGACCGGAGCCTCCGCGGCGTGTTCTCGCTCCTGGAGCGAGCCCTGCGCACCGGAGAGGACAAGGACATCGATTTCGCCACCGTGTTCGATCGGATCGCCTCGGCGCTGCGCGGTTATCTGGACGGCTCCGGGACGCCCCTGTCGTGGATCGAACTGATGGCCGGCGAGGACGCCAAGCCCGCCGACAGGCGCGTGCTGCTGGAGGTCATGCCGCGGATCGAATACAGCTCGCTGGCGCCCGGCGAAAACCTGATGGCGACGATCCGCCAGACCGGCAAGGCGCTGCGCCTGGAAGAAAGCGGCGTCTTGATGCGGCTCACCGGCGCCGCCGCCCTGTCCGTGGACGAACTCAAGAGCGCCAGCATCGGCGCCCAGATGGCGAGCCTCGGTTCGTTCCTGGGGGTCAGCCTGGTCATGCTGATCGGGTTGCGGTCGCTGTGGCTGGTGCTGGCGGTGCAGATCGGCCTGGTGCTCGGTCTGATCTTCACCGCCGCCTTCGCCGCCGTGGCGCTCGGCCAGCTCAATCTGATTTCGGTCGCCTTCTCCGTGATGTACATCGGCATCGGCGCCGATTACGCCATTTATCTGAGCCTGCGCTACCGTGAGCTGGCCTGCCGTTCGCACAGCCACCGCAGCGCCCTGAAACGTGCCGTCCGCCACGTCGGCGGCTCACTGGAAATCGGTACCCTGACCACCGCTATCGGCTTCTTTTGCTTTGTGCCCACCAGCTACCGGGGAGTCGCCGAGTTGGGCATCATTTCGGGCGCCGGCATGTTCATCAGCCTGCTGGTGACGCTCGCCATCCTCCCCGCCTTCCTCGGCCTCCGACGCCCTTCCCGTTACCTCGGCCCCCATGCCGGGCATGCCGAGCCGCCGCGCTGGCAGCGGAATTTCCTGACTTTTCCGCTGCGTCATTCGCGAAGCGTTCTGGTCGCTGCGGCCATCGTCGCCGCCCTCGCCTTCGTGCAACTGAAGTCGGCGCGCTTCGACCAGAATCCGCTCAACCTCCAGGACCCCTCTGCCGAATCGGTCCGGACCTTCCGCGAACTGCTGGCCGATGGCTCCCATTCGCCCTGGTTCCTGGCGGCGCTGGCCAAGGATGGCGAAGAAGCCGCGGCCATGAAGCAGCGGCTGGAAAGGCTGCCGGTGGTGGACAAGGTCCTGACGCTCGAGGATTTCGTGCCGGGAGACCAGGACGAAAAACTGGACCTGATCGACCAGATGGCGCTGACCCTGGGGCCGCAGCCGGCATCGGGCGACACCAAGCCGCGGCCCGCGCCCGACGAGGAGGCCGCAGCCGTGCGCCGGTTCCTGGCGACCCTCACGGCCCACCTCTCGGTCCACCCCGACGCCGCCGACGCACCGGCCGGCTTCCGCCTCGCCGCGGAACAGGCCCGGCTGGCCGAACGCATCCAGTCCGCGCAGGGCGAGACCCGCACCGAAGCCGTAGAGCGGGTGTCGCACACCCTGGTGGGGGGGCTCGGCAGCCAGTTGGCACGGCTGGTGGATGCGCTGAAGGCCCGCCGGGTCGGCATCGGCGACCTGCCGGACGACTTCCGCTCCCGCTGGATCACCAAGGATGGCGTCCAGCGGGTCGAAATCCGGCCGAAAGAGGACCTGCACGATCCGCAAGCCATGCGCCGGTTCGTGGACCAGGTCCGGCAGGTGGTGCCGCACGCCACCGGGGTGCCAGTGCTGTTCCTCGAATCCAGCGACGCGGTGGTGACGGCCTTCCTGCAGGCCTTTGCCTACGCCATCGTGGCGATCACCGTGATCCTGTTCCTGACCATGGAGAAAAAGATCGACGTGCTGCTGGTCCTGCTGCCGCTGCTGCTGGCTTCCCTGCTGACGGGAGCGGCCATGGCGCTGGCGAAGGTACCCTTCAACTTCGCCAACATCATCGCCCTGCCGCTGGTCTTCGGCATGGGGGTGGACAACTGCATCCACATGGTCCACCGCTTCCGCACCGCGCCGCCGAAGGACGGCATCCTCCTGCACACCAGCACTGCCCTGGCCGTCGTGCTGAGCGCGCTCACCAACATCAGCGGCTTCGGCAACCTCGCGGTATCGCCCCATCTCGGCATGGCCAGCATGGGGATCATGCTGAGCATCGGCATCCTCGCCACGCTCTTGTGCAGCATGATCGTGCTGCCGGCGCTGCTGGCGCAGACGGAGGATTGGGGGCGATTGAAACGATCGCCTTGCGATCGGAGGGGTGAGGAGATTCCCGGCTTGGAATGA
- a CDS encoding DUF4410 domain-containing protein, whose protein sequence is MKRRISLSLLVCLAVAGIALGGCSSDRSRKFLGGVEVRNEQLGAVKPGEGPRTVYVADFALDAENIQGDPGVRGLLPGQSQSQRPGLLGGLGQRLRKPFGPGSPGDQAREIVDTMAAALVKSLSDKGLPAQRIASTAGALPRDGWLVQGMFTEVDEGSRLERAVIGFGAGATAMDVQVGVSDLAGKDPRQPFIVFGTVKDPSKMPGAVVTMNPYVAAAKFVMEKNATGKDIEKTAEQIVGEILKYRRKFEDEARANRAAR, encoded by the coding sequence ATGAAACGCCGGATTTCCCTTTCCCTTCTGGTTTGTCTGGCGGTTGCCGGTATCGCGCTCGGCGGATGCAGCTCGGACCGGTCCCGCAAATTTCTGGGCGGCGTGGAGGTCCGCAACGAACAGCTCGGCGCCGTCAAACCCGGCGAAGGGCCGAGGACGGTGTATGTCGCGGATTTCGCGCTGGATGCCGAAAACATCCAGGGTGATCCCGGCGTCAGAGGCCTGCTGCCCGGCCAGTCGCAATCGCAACGCCCGGGGCTGCTGGGCGGACTCGGCCAACGCCTGAGGAAACCCTTCGGCCCCGGCAGTCCCGGCGACCAAGCCCGGGAAATCGTCGACACCATGGCGGCCGCGCTGGTGAAGAGCCTGTCGGACAAGGGGCTGCCTGCACAGCGCATCGCCTCCACGGCCGGCGCCTTGCCGCGCGACGGCTGGCTGGTGCAGGGCATGTTCACCGAGGTCGACGAAGGCAGCCGGCTCGAGCGCGCGGTGATCGGTTTCGGAGCCGGGGCGACCGCCATGGACGTGCAGGTCGGCGTGAGCGATCTCGCCGGCAAGGACCCGCGCCAGCCCTTCATCGTGTTCGGCACGGTGAAGGACCCCAGCAAGATGCCGGGCGCGGTCGTGACCATGAACCCCTATGTTGCCGCCGCCAAGTTCGTGATGGAGAAAAATGCGACCGGCAAAGACATCGAAAAGACGGCGGAACAAATCGTCGGCGAAATCCTGAAGTACCGGCGGAAGTTCGAAGACGAGGCGCGGGCCAACCGGGCCGCGCGCTGA
- a CDS encoding nicotinate phosphoribosyltransferase: MSLPVDSVLLTDLYQLTMLQGYQAQRMNETAVFEFFVRKLPGGAEPKRNFLLAAGLEQALEFLEGMRFRPDEIEWLRATGRFAPDFIDALAALRFSGDVDAMPEGTVFFPDEPIVRVTAPLPEAQLAETRLINLLHFQTLIASKAARMTLAAPGKLLVDFGLRRAHGAEAGLLAARAACLAGFSGTSDVLAGRLWGIPLYGTMAHSFIQAHDDELTAFEHFALAQPDNLVLLIDTYDTEAAAEKLIPLAERLAAKGIRIQGVRLDSGDLAEHARRVRRILDRGGLGQVSIFASGSLDETLLARHTAEAVPIDGYGIGTRMDTSSDAPYLDCAYKLQEYAGIPRRKRSEGKATWPGRKQVYRYYDGEGTMQRDSLTLVDDPQPGEPLLRPVMRHGRRLGASPPLQTLRSYAIEQLGRLPEALRRLSPAPAYPVEIAGRLRALVQAMDGGS; encoded by the coding sequence ATGAGCCTGCCGGTCGACAGCGTCCTGCTCACCGATCTGTATCAATTGACGATGTTGCAGGGCTATCAAGCCCAGCGCATGAACGAGACCGCGGTGTTCGAGTTCTTCGTGCGCAAGCTTCCCGGCGGAGCCGAGCCCAAGCGCAACTTCCTGCTTGCGGCCGGACTGGAGCAAGCGCTGGAGTTTCTGGAAGGCATGCGGTTCCGGCCCGACGAGATCGAGTGGCTGCGCGCCACCGGACGATTCGCGCCGGATTTCATCGACGCTCTTGCCGCATTGCGCTTCAGCGGTGACGTGGATGCCATGCCGGAAGGCACGGTGTTCTTTCCCGACGAGCCGATAGTGCGGGTGACGGCGCCCCTTCCCGAGGCGCAACTGGCCGAAACGCGGCTCATCAACCTGCTGCATTTCCAGACCCTCATCGCTTCCAAGGCGGCGCGCATGACCTTGGCCGCGCCGGGCAAACTGCTGGTCGATTTCGGCCTCCGCCGCGCCCACGGCGCCGAAGCGGGGCTCCTGGCGGCCCGCGCCGCCTGCCTCGCGGGGTTCTCCGGCACGTCCGACGTGCTCGCCGGCCGGCTTTGGGGCATCCCGCTGTACGGCACCATGGCCCATTCCTTCATTCAGGCCCACGACGACGAACTCACCGCCTTCGAGCATTTCGCCCTCGCCCAGCCGGACAACCTGGTGCTGCTGATCGACACCTACGACACCGAAGCCGCCGCGGAGAAGCTCATCCCCCTGGCCGAACGCCTGGCCGCCAAAGGCATTCGCATCCAGGGCGTGCGCCTGGACAGCGGCGACCTGGCCGAGCACGCCCGCCGGGTCCGGCGTATCCTCGACCGCGGCGGCCTCGGCCAAGTCAGCATCTTCGCCAGCGGCAGCCTCGACGAAACGCTGCTGGCCAGGCACACCGCGGAAGCCGTGCCGATCGACGGCTACGGCATCGGCACCCGCATGGATACCTCGTCCGACGCCCCCTATCTCGACTGCGCCTACAAGCTCCAGGAATATGCCGGCATCCCCCGGCGCAAGCGTTCGGAAGGCAAGGCGACCTGGCCCGGCCGTAAACAGGTTTACCGCTATTACGACGGCGAAGGGACCATGCAGCGGGACAGCCTGACGCTGGTCGACGACCCGCAGCCCGGTGAACCGCTGCTGCGCCCGGTGATGCGCCACGGCCGGCGGCTCGGAGCGAGCCCGCCGTTGCAGACCCTCCGGTCTTATGCGATCGAACAGCTCGGCCGCCTGCCGGAAGCGTTACGCCGGCTGTCACCGGCGCCGGCTTACCCGGTCGAAATCGCCGGGCGATTGAGGGCTTTGGTTCAAGCGATGGATGGCGGTAGCTGA